Within Synechococcus sp. NB0720_010, the genomic segment GACGCGTGGTGATGAACAGCACGATCATCGATGCGGTGGCAGCCGCCTGAGATCCCGGACGTTTTCAACCCCTAACTCCCTTTCTTCGCGCGCAGCCATGACCGCCACCCCCTCCAAAAAGACCAGCAAAAAGTCCAGTAAGAAGTCCGCAAAGGCTGAGGCTCCAGCACCCGCAAACGCTCCCTTGAGCAAGGCGGCTCCGACGTTCCGTAACCGGACGATCGATAAGAAGCAGCTGCGCAACTTGATGGCGTGGGCCTACAAGAACCACGGCACCGCGGCGACGGCTTCCCTGGCCGATGAGCTGAAGGATCTGGGCTTCCATTACGCCACCCAGGCCGCCGTCTCCATCTCCGTGGATGACCTGCGGATCCCCGGTGAAAAGGCTCGTCTGCTGGAAGAAGCAGAGCAGCAGATCACCGATACCGAGGAGCGCTATCGCCTGGGTGAAATCACCGAGGTGGAACGGCACACCAAGGTGATCGACACCTGGACTGAAACCAACGAGCGTCTGGTTGAAGAAGTCAAGAAGAACTTCAACGAGAACGACCCGCTGAACTCGGTCTGGATGATGGCCAACTCCGGGGCCCGGGGAAACATGTCCCAGGTGCGTCAGCTGGTGGGCATGCGCGGCCTGATGGCCAACCCCCAAGGGGAAATTATTGACCTTCCGATCCGGACCAACTTCCGCGAAGGCCTGACGGTTACTGAGTACGTCATCTCCTCCTACGGCGCCCGTAAGGGTCTGGTGGATACGGCACTGCGTACCGCCGACTCCGGTTACCTGACCCGTCGTCTGGTGGACGTCGCCCAGGACGTGATCGTTCGCGAGGACGACTGCGGCACCACCCGCGGTATTCCCATCAACGCTGATGACAGGGGCCGTTACGCCGCCAAACTCGTCGGCCGTCTTGCTGCTGAACCCGTTCTGGACGGCGAAGGCAATCTGATTGTCGACCGCGATGGTGAGATCGATGCCGTCATCACCGCCCAGATCGAAGCCGCCGGCGTTCAGACCGTGGTGGTTCGTTCACCGCTGACCTGCGAAGCCGCCCGTTCGGTTTGCCGCAAGTGCTACGGCTGGGCCCTGGCCCACAACCAACTGGTTGACCTGGGCGAAGCCGTCGGCATCGTCGCCGCCCAGTCCATCGGTGAGCCCGGTACCCAGCTCACCATGCGGACCTTCCACACCGGTGGTGTGTCCACCGCAGAAACGGGTGTGGTTCGCTCGCAAATCGCGGGCACGATCGAGTTTGGAGCCAAGGCGCGCGTGCGCCCCTTCCGCACCCCCCACGGTGTGGAGGCTCAGATCGCAGAGAACGATTTCCCCCTGACCCTGAAGCCCAGCGGCAGCGGCAAGGCCCAGAAGCTCTCGATCACCGCCGGTTCCCTGCTGTTCGTCACCGATGCCGCTGAGGTGCCGGCCGACATGATGCTGGCTCAGATCTCTTCTGGCTCCTCCGTCAAGAAGAGCGTTGAGAAGGCCACCAAAGACGTCATCTGTGACCTGGCTGGCCAGGTGCGCTACGAGGACGCTATCCAGCCCAAGGAAGTCACCGATCGCCAGGGCAACAGCACCTTCAAGGCCCAGCGTCTTGGCCGGATGTGGGTCTACAGCGGCGATGTCTACAACCTGCCGCCCAACGCCCAGCCCGTGATCGCTGGCAACACCAAGGTCACCACTGGCGAGGTTCTGGCTGAGAGCCGTCTTGTCAGTGAGTACGGCGGTGCCGTGCGCCTGCGCGAGAGCGCTGGCGACTCCCGTGAGGTCCAGATCGTCACCACCAGCCTCACCCTGAAGGACTGCAAGCTGCTGGGTGAATCCACCCATGCTGGTGAGCTCTGGCACCTGGAGGGTAAGGACAACATCCGCTATCGCCTCAACACCCACCCAGGCACCAAGATCGGTAACGGTGAGGTGATCGCGGAACTCGCCGATGATCGCTTCCGCACCCAGACCGGGGGCATCGTCAAGTTCGCCCCTGGCCTGGCCATCAAGAAAGCCCGTAGCGCCAAGAACGGCTACGAGGTCAACAAGGGCGGCACCCTGCTCTGGATCCCCCAGGAGACCCACGAGATCAACAAGGACATCTCCCTGTTGATGATCGAAGACGGTCAGTGGATTGAAGCCGGCACCGAGGTGGTGAAGGACATCTTCAGCCAGACCGCGGGCATCGTCACCGTCACCCAGAAGAACGACATTCTTCGCGAGATCATCGTTCGCTCCGGCCAGCTGCACCACGTCTCCGACGCCAAGGTCGTGGCTCGCTACAGCGACGGCAAGATGGTCAACCCCGGCGAGGAGATCGCCAAGGGTCTCAAGGCCGAGGCCATGGTCTTCGTTGAAGCCGTCGAGACCTCCGAGGGCGGCGCCCTGCTGCTGCGTCCCGTTGAGGAGTACCGCATCCCCGATGAGGCTCACCTGCCTGATCTCGGTAGCGTCACCCAGAAGAACGGTCCAAGCCTGGGCCTCAAGGCCACCCAGCGTTTGGCCTTCAAGGACGGCGAGCTGATCAAGAGCGTTGAGGGCGTCGAACTGCTGCGCACGCAGCTGATCCTCGAAACCTTTGACACCACCCCTCAAATGACGGTGGATGTCGAGGCTGTTCCCGACAAGCGCGCCAAGACCATCGAGCGCCTCCAGCTCGTGATCCTTGAGAGCCTGCTGGTTCGTCGCGACACCCTGTCTGACGCCAGCCACGGTTCCACCCATACCGACCTCTCCGTCAATGACGGCGACAGCGTCAAGGCCGGTGATGTGGTCGCAACCACCCAAATCCTCTGCAAGGAAGACGGTGTGGTGCAGGTCCCCGATGTGATCGATGGTGAGCCTGTGCGCCGTCTGATCGTTGAGCGCGCAAGCGACACCCGCAGCATTGACCTGGGCTCTGCGAAGTCTGAGGTCAAGCCCGGTCAACGCTTCGTCGATGGCGATCTCCTGGCCAAGGGCGTTCCGGCCCCCTGTTGCGGTCAGGTCCAGTCCGTGGATGGCAACACCCTCACCATCCGCTTGGGCCGTCCTTACATGGTCTCGCCCGATTCCGTCCTGCACGTTCGCGATGGCGAACTGGTGCAGCGCGGTGACTCCCTGGCCCTGCTGGTGTTCGAGCGCCAGAAGACCGGTGACATCGTGCAGGGTCTGCCTCGTATTGAGGAACTGCTCGAGGCCCGCCGTCCGCGGGAATCGGCTGTGCTCTGCCGCAAGGCCGGCACCGTTGAGATCAAGCAGGGCGACGACGACGACTCCGTCACCGTGACGGTCATCGAAGGCGATGACTCCATCACTGAGTACCCGATCCTCCTGGGCCGGAACGTGATGGTCAGCGACAGCCAGCAAGTCACCGCCGGTGAGCTGCTGACCGACGGTCCGATCAACCCCCACGAGCTGCTGGAGTGCTTCTTCGAAGATCTGCGCAGCCGCAAGCCGACCCTGGAAGCGGCCATGGAGGCGATCTCCAAGCTCCAGTTCCGCCTGGTGCAGGAAGTCCAGAACGTCTACAAGTCCCAGGGCGTGACCATCGACGACAAGCACATCGAGGTGATTGTTCGTCAGATGACCAGCAAGGTCCGGATCGAGGACGCCGGCGACACCACCCTGCTGCCCGGTGAGCTGATCGAACTGCGTCAGGTGGAGCAGGTCAACAGCGCCATGGCCATCACTGGTGGTGCTCCCTCTGAGTTCACTCCGGTGCTGCTCGGCATCACCAAGGCCTCCCTCAACACCGACAGCTTCATCTCCGCGGCCTCCTTCCAGGAGACCACCCGCGTGCTGACCGAAGCCGCCATCGAGGGCAAGAGCGACTGGCTGCGCGGCCTCAAGGAGAACGTGATCATTGGTCGCCTGATCCCTGCAGGTACCGGCTTCAGCGGCTTCGAAGAGGAGCTCCGCGCTGAGGCGGGTCCCCATCCCGACATCCTTGATGAGGATGCGATGAACTACCGCCGTTTGCAGAACCTGCGCCCGGATTACACCGTTGATATGCCCGCAGCTCCCTCTGCCGCCAATGCCGGCGCGATCCTCGACGATCCCTCCGATGCCGACCTGGATGCCACCCGCACCCGCCACGGCATCGAGGCCAGCGCCAGCACCACCGCAGCTTTCACCCGCCCCACGGTGGAAGAGGGACTGGAGGAGGAGCTGATCGCCGACCCGGAGGCCGTTCAGGGTCTCCAAAATGAGGGTCTGTTGGCCGACGAGTCATGATCCAGCCCAAGCTCGTTCCCCAGCGTCGTTTGCCGCGCTACGGCTTCCACACCCATACCGAACGACTGAACGGTCGTGTCGCAATGCTGGGCTTCATCGCCCTGCTGGCGGTGGAGTACAAGCTGGGGCATGCGCTCTTGGCTTGGGGTTGATGCCCCAGGCCAGTCCGCCACTGGACGAGGCCCGTCCCCTACTGGGGATGGGCCTCTCTGCTTTGGAGCAGTGGGCCAAGCAGCACGGGCAGGCCGCCTTCCGCGGCCGTCAACTCCATGACTGGCTCTATGCCAAGGGGGCGCGCTCCCTGGATCAGGTCTCGGTCTTGCCCAAGGCCTTCCGCGAGGAGCTCGCAGCCCAACCCCCAGCCGCTGCGTTCGACTGGATGGGACGCTCGCGGGAACTGCACCGCAGCATCGCCAGTGACGGCACCACCAAGTTGCTGCTGGGGACCCACGATCAGCTCAGCATTGAGACGGTCGGGATCCCGGCGGAAGGTCGCCTGACGGTCTGCGTCAGCAGCCAGGTGGGCTGCCCGATGGCCTGCCGTTTTTGCGCCACCGGCAAGGGGGGCCTGCAACGCTCCCTGGCGGTGCACGAAATCGTGGATCAGGTGCTGAGTGTGCGTGAGGTCATGGACCAACGCCCCAGTCATGTGGTCTTCATGGGGATGGGTGAACCGCTCCTGAACGTGGAGTCGGTGCTCGCGGCCATTGATTGCCTTTGCACGGATCTGGGCATGGCCCAGCGTCAGATCACGGTCAGCACCGTCGGGGTTCCGCGCACCTTGCCGCGACTGGCGGAGTTGGCCCTCGAGCGCCTGGGCCGTGCCCAATTCACCCTGGCGGTGAGTTTGCACGCCCCGGATCAGCGGCTTCGCGAGGAGCTGATCCCCACCGCCCATGCCTACCCGATTGAGGCGTTGCTCGAGGACTGCCGCCGGTACGTGGAGATCACCGGCCGCCGAGTCAGTTTCGAGTACATCCTGCTGGGGGGGCTAAATGATCAGCCGCGCCATGCGGCGGCGCTGGCTCAGTTACTGCGGGGCTTCCAAAGCCACGTGAACCTGATTCCCTACAACCCGATCCAGGAAGAGGAGTTCCAGCGCCCCACCCCCCAGGCCGTCGAGGCCTTCCGCCGCGGGCTAATGGACCGGCACGTGGCCGTGAGTGTTCGCGCCAGCCGCGGTTTGGACGCGGATGCGGCCTGTGGTCAGCTGCGCCGCCGCCTCGAAGGAAGCCTGGAGCCCGCGTAGCCGTTGCTGCTGAACTGAGGGAGACTGCCCTCCAGTGAAGGGCGGCCATGACCAGCATCGATTGGGCGATCGTCATCGCCTATCTGGTGGTAAGCCTCGTCGTTGGCCTCTGGCTGGCCCGCCGCAATCGCAGCGAGGAGGACTACTTCGTTGCGGGTCGTCAGCTCAAGGGTTGGCTGGCCGGGGCCTCGATGGCGGCCACCACCTTCTCGATCGATACGCCCCTCTATGTGGCGGGTCTGGTGGGCGTGCGCGGCCTCGCTGGCAACTGGGAGTGGTGGAGCTTTGGTGTGGCCCATGTCGCCATGGCGGTGGTCTTTGCTCCGCTCTGGAGACGTAGCGGCGTCCTGACCGATGCGGCCCTGACGGAGTTGCGTTACGGCGGGCCCACGGCCGCTTGGTTGCGGGGCATCAAGGCCTTTTTGTTTGCCCTGCCGATCAACTGCATCGGCCTGGGCTATGCCTTCTTGGCCATGGCCAAGGTGAGTGAGGCCCTGGGCTTGGCGCCCACGCCCCAGGCCAGGGTCACCCTGCTGGCCATCGTTGGCCTGCTGGTTTTGGTCTACACCGCGGCTGGCGGCCTCTGGGCTGTGGTCGTCACGGACATGCTTCAGCTGGTGCTGGCTCTGCTGGGGGCGATCGCTGTCTCGGTGGCAGCGGTCCATGCCGCGGGCGGGATGGATGCCCTGCTGGAGAGCATCCGCGGTCTCGAGCGGCCAGAGCTGTTGTCGTTGGTGCCCTGGCAGGTCGAGGGCGGACGGCTGCAGTGGCTGGATGGGGCAGGCATCTCCATTGCCACCTTCAGCTCCTACCTGGCGCTGCAGTGGTGGAGCTTCCGCCGAAGCGATGGTGGTGGCGAATTCATCCAGCGCCTGCTCGCCACCCGCGACGAGCGCGAAGCACGGACCGCTGGTTGGGTCTTCCTGGGCGTGAACTACGTCCTCCGCAGTTGGCCCTGGATTGTGGTGGCTTTGGCCGCGGTGGTCCTGCTGCCGGATCAGACCGACTGGGAGCAGAGCTACCCCCTGTTGGCGGTCCAACTGCTCCCCCCTGTGGCCTTGGGACTGGTCGTTGTTTCCCTGGTGGCCGCCTTCATGAGCACCGTCAGCACCTCGGTGAACTGGGGGGCCAGCTATCTCACCCATGACCTCTACCAGCGCTTTATTCGGCCTCAGGCCAAGGAGAAGGAGTTGCTCCTGGTCGGTCAGCTGGCGTCGGTGCTGCTGGTGGTCTTGGGGGTGATCACCTCCTTGATGAGCAGCAGTATCGGCACGGTCTTCCGGTTGGTGATTGCCATGGGGACCGGGCCCGGGGTCGTTCTTGTCCTGCGCTGGTTCTGGTGGCGCGTCAATGCCGCTGCTGAGCTGGCGGCCCTACTCGGCGGCTTCCTGATTGGCTTCTCCACCTCCGTGGTGCCCCTGTTGCGGATCGATGACTACGGCGTGCGCCTCTTGGTGACCACCCTGCTGACGGCTGGGCTCTGGTTGCTGGCGATGTTGGCGACCCCGCCGGAGTCGCCCGAGGTGCTCGAGCGCTTTGTCCGTCAGGTCCGCCCCCCGGGTCCCGGCTGGACCCGCTGGCGCCAGCGGACGGCCGTGCAGGCCGACGAGACGCTCCCAGGCCTGTTGCTCTTGTTGCTGGCTGGCTGCGCCCTGCTGTTTGGTGCCCTGCTTGGCATCGGTGGCTTCCTTTTGAAGCTGCAGCTTTGGGGATGGGGTGGTCTGGTCTTGGCGGTGGTCGGGGGCCTGTTGCTGCGCCGCGGCAGCGGTCGCGTGCCGGCGGAGGGATGATGGCCTGATCGCTTAGGCCCAACCGTGCAATTTCTCCGCTCCACCCTGCTCCCCGCCGCGATCGTGTTGCTCTTTGGTTTGGCCCTGTTTGCGGTGAGTGCTCGCATCTGGCTGCCCGGCGATATGGCAGCCCCCGCGCCGGTGGGTTGAGTCCGGGACTCGGCCACCACGGCCCTTACGATCCTCCGCATGACTGGCCCTTATCCCGAGTCTTCGCAGAGCCCGGCTGAACTGGCCCTGGACCCGGAGATGTTGGCCCGGGAGCTGGCCCAAGAGCTGCTCGGTGACCCCCTTGATGAGCTCGACTCGGCTGAGCTGGCCGCCGCCGATGTCGCAGCGGAGTGCGACCTGGGCTTGGCCTGGCTCGATGGCAGCCATGAGGAGCGCATGCAGGGACTGCGGATCTTCTGCGAGTACCGCGATCCCCGTGCCCCGGCCAAGCTGCTGCCCCTGCTGGAGGCCAGCTGCCCGATCATTCGCATGAGCGCGGTCTATGCCCTGGGGCGGAACCCGGACCTCCAGGCGCTGACGCCGCTCCTGCAGCTGCTGCAAAACGACAGCAATGGCTATGTGCGTAAGGCCGTCGCCTGGAGCCTGAGCAGCTATCCCGATGCTCCGGTCATGAATCCCTTGATCCGGGCCCTGGAAACCGATATCGCAGCGGTCAGGCTCTGGGCCGCGAGCTCCTTGGCCGATGCCGGGGCGACGGGCCTGGCGAAGGCTGATCAGGCCGCTGGTCAGCTGCTCTTGGCCCTCAAGATCGACAGCGAGCCCGTGGTTCGCAGCAACAGCGCCTGGTCCCTGGGCCGCCTCTATGCGGATCTGGTGGAACCCCGCCAGAAGGAGGTGGTGGACTCCCTGCTCAACGCCATGCTCAACGACGCGGATTTGGCCGTGCGCGATGAGGCTCGCCTGGCCCTGGAGCAGCTGGAGAGTCCGGAGATCCTCGAGCGCCTGCAGACCCTGGTGGATGAGGGACTGCTGGCATAGGGCGCCGCTCCACTCAGCAACCGGCTCTCGCGGCTAGCATCGCGTGACACCGCCCGTGTCTCGGGATGGCCCAGCAAACGATCCGCTTTCGCATTCGGCCTGACGGTCGCGTCGAAGAGGTCGTTGAGGGCATCACCGGCCACGGCTGCGAGCAGCTCACCGAGCGGATCGAGGAGAAGTTGGGCGTTGTTCAACAACGCCAGCCCACCTCTGAAGCCTTCCAGGGCCAAACCACCACAGTTCAGCCCGAGCAGACTCTTTCGTCCCAGGTCTCCTGATGTCGCACTTCAGCACCGTCAAAACAGAACTGCGCGATCGCTCCGCTCTGATTGATGCCCTGAAAGATCTGGGTCACTCCCCCATGGAGGGCGAGTGCCAGGTGCGTGGATACCGGGGCCAGACCGTGACCGCTGAGCTGTCCATCCCCACCGAGGGTGCCGGCGATCTGGGCTTCCGTTGGAATGCCGCCTCTGGCAGCTACGAGCTGGTGACCGATCTCGATCTCTGGAGTCAGCCGATCCCCGTCGAGCGCTTCCTCTCCAAGCTCACCCAGCGCTATGCCCTGCGCAGCATCCTGGCGGCCTCGGCCCAGGAAGGCTTCCAGGTGGCGGAAGAGCGCCAAGAGCAGGACGGCACGATTGAGCTCGTCGTGACCCGCTGGGACGGCTAGGCCCTCGGCGTGGGGATTGATCCCTCCGTTGCCTTCTCGGCACCAGCGGCCCCGGCCACCGAGCGCAGCGGTCTCGAGCCCGTACTCGGAGGAGCGCTGCGCCAGAAGGCGGTCTGGGTGGATGAGGCCGTCTGCATCGGCTGCCGCTACTGCGCCCACGTGGCTGGCAACACCTTTGTGGTGGAAGCCGACTGGGGCCGCTCGCGGGCCATCCGTCAGGACGGCGACAGCACCGAGACGATTCAAGAAGCCATCGACACCTGCCCGGTCGATTGCATCCACTGGGTGAGTTACGAGGAGCTGCCCGAGCTCCAAGAACAAACCCGTTACCAGGAACTCCAGCCCCTGGGTTTGCCGACGCCGGTTCGCTCCCGGCGCACCTTCCCGAGGCGGGAGCCCCATTGATGCTGCCCACACGGCGCTTTGGCCGCACCGAGCTGGCAATGCCGCTTCTCTCCCTCGGCGGGATGCGCTTTCAGCAGAGCTGGTCTGACCTGCCGCCGGATCGCATCACGGCTGAGAGCCAGGACAACCTGCGGGCCACGCTGGCAGCGGCCGTGCAGCACGGCTTTCACCACGTCGAGACGGCCCGGCACTACGGCAGTTCCGAGCGGCAGCTGGGTTGGTTGCTACCCCAGGTTCCCGATCCCCAGAGGATTCTGCAGACCAAGGTCCCTCCCCAAGACAATGCCCAGGCCTTCGAGGCAGAGCTCCAGCTGAGCTTCGATCGCTTGGCGGTCGATCGGGTGGACTGCCTGGCGATCCACGGCATCAACCTGCCGGAGCATCTTCAGGCCACCCTCAAGCCAGGGGGCTGCATGGAGGTGGCCCGGCGCTGGCAGCAGGACGGCCGCATCGGCTGCGTGGGCTTCTCAACCCATGGCCCGCTGGAGCTGATCGAGGCGGCCATTGCCAGCGATGCCTTCGACTACGTCAACCTCCACTGGTATTACATCCGCCAGGACAACGGCCCCGCCATTGCGGCGGCCCGCGCCCGGGACATGGGGGTGTTTGTGATCAGTCCCACCGACAAGGGGGGGCATCTCCATAGCCCGTCAGAGCGGCTGCTGGAACTCTGCGCTCCGCTGCATCCGATCGTCTTCAACGATCTGTTCTGCCTGAGTCACCCCGGGATTCAGACCATCAGTGTCGGAGCCTCAGGGCCGCAGGACTTGGCCTTGCATCTGGAGGCCGTCGCCTTGCTTCCCCAGGCCGCTGAGCTGTTGCCTCCGATTGTGAGTCGTCTCGAG encodes:
- a CDS encoding ferredoxin — encoded protein: MGIDPSVAFSAPAAPATERSGLEPVLGGALRQKAVWVDEAVCIGCRYCAHVAGNTFVVEADWGRSRAIRQDGDSTETIQEAIDTCPVDCIHWVSYEELPELQEQTRYQELQPLGLPTPVRSRRTFPRREPH
- a CDS encoding sodium:solute symporter family protein; translation: MTSIDWAIVIAYLVVSLVVGLWLARRNRSEEDYFVAGRQLKGWLAGASMAATTFSIDTPLYVAGLVGVRGLAGNWEWWSFGVAHVAMAVVFAPLWRRSGVLTDAALTELRYGGPTAAWLRGIKAFLFALPINCIGLGYAFLAMAKVSEALGLAPTPQARVTLLAIVGLLVLVYTAAGGLWAVVVTDMLQLVLALLGAIAVSVAAVHAAGGMDALLESIRGLERPELLSLVPWQVEGGRLQWLDGAGISIATFSSYLALQWWSFRRSDGGGEFIQRLLATRDEREARTAGWVFLGVNYVLRSWPWIVVALAAVVLLPDQTDWEQSYPLLAVQLLPPVALGLVVVSLVAAFMSTVSTSVNWGASYLTHDLYQRFIRPQAKEKELLLVGQLASVLLVVLGVITSLMSSSIGTVFRLVIAMGTGPGVVLVLRWFWWRVNAAAELAALLGGFLIGFSTSVVPLLRIDDYGVRLLVTTLLTAGLWLLAMLATPPESPEVLERFVRQVRPPGPGWTRWRQRTAVQADETLPGLLLLLLAGCALLFGALLGIGGFLLKLQLWGWGGLVLAVVGGLLLRRGSGRVPAEG
- a CDS encoding HEAT repeat domain-containing protein, with product MTGPYPESSQSPAELALDPEMLARELAQELLGDPLDELDSAELAAADVAAECDLGLAWLDGSHEERMQGLRIFCEYRDPRAPAKLLPLLEASCPIIRMSAVYALGRNPDLQALTPLLQLLQNDSNGYVRKAVAWSLSSYPDAPVMNPLIRALETDIAAVRLWAASSLADAGATGLAKADQAAGQLLLALKIDSEPVVRSNSAWSLGRLYADLVEPRQKEVVDSLLNAMLNDADLAVRDEARLALEQLESPEILERLQTLVDEGLLA
- a CDS encoding DUF1257 domain-containing protein gives rise to the protein MSHFSTVKTELRDRSALIDALKDLGHSPMEGECQVRGYRGQTVTAELSIPTEGAGDLGFRWNAASGSYELVTDLDLWSQPIPVERFLSKLTQRYALRSILAASAQEGFQVAEERQEQDGTIELVVTRWDG
- a CDS encoding DUF2997 domain-containing protein; the protein is MAQQTIRFRIRPDGRVEEVVEGITGHGCEQLTERIEEKLGVVQQRQPTSEAFQGQTTTVQPEQTLSSQVS
- a CDS encoding aldo/keto reductase, which gives rise to MLPTRRFGRTELAMPLLSLGGMRFQQSWSDLPPDRITAESQDNLRATLAAAVQHGFHHVETARHYGSSERQLGWLLPQVPDPQRILQTKVPPQDNAQAFEAELQLSFDRLAVDRVDCLAIHGINLPEHLQATLKPGGCMEVARRWQQDGRIGCVGFSTHGPLELIEAAIASDAFDYVNLHWYYIRQDNGPAIAAARARDMGVFVISPTDKGGHLHSPSERLLELCAPLHPIVFNDLFCLSHPGIQTISVGASGPQDLALHLEAVALLPQAAELLPPIVSRLEGARLSALGDAWLGSWQQGLPRWQDTPGQINLPTLLWLHNLLEAWDLQSYAKARYGLLGAASHWFPGANADALDESVSEAELKAVLQASPWVEQIPGILRRLRERVGGTPSKRLMQED
- a CDS encoding high light inducible protein translates to MIQPKLVPQRRLPRYGFHTHTERLNGRVAMLGFIALLAVEYKLGHALLAWG
- a CDS encoding DNA-directed RNA polymerase subunit beta' — its product is MTATPSKKTSKKSSKKSAKAEAPAPANAPLSKAAPTFRNRTIDKKQLRNLMAWAYKNHGTAATASLADELKDLGFHYATQAAVSISVDDLRIPGEKARLLEEAEQQITDTEERYRLGEITEVERHTKVIDTWTETNERLVEEVKKNFNENDPLNSVWMMANSGARGNMSQVRQLVGMRGLMANPQGEIIDLPIRTNFREGLTVTEYVISSYGARKGLVDTALRTADSGYLTRRLVDVAQDVIVREDDCGTTRGIPINADDRGRYAAKLVGRLAAEPVLDGEGNLIVDRDGEIDAVITAQIEAAGVQTVVVRSPLTCEAARSVCRKCYGWALAHNQLVDLGEAVGIVAAQSIGEPGTQLTMRTFHTGGVSTAETGVVRSQIAGTIEFGAKARVRPFRTPHGVEAQIAENDFPLTLKPSGSGKAQKLSITAGSLLFVTDAAEVPADMMLAQISSGSSVKKSVEKATKDVICDLAGQVRYEDAIQPKEVTDRQGNSTFKAQRLGRMWVYSGDVYNLPPNAQPVIAGNTKVTTGEVLAESRLVSEYGGAVRLRESAGDSREVQIVTTSLTLKDCKLLGESTHAGELWHLEGKDNIRYRLNTHPGTKIGNGEVIAELADDRFRTQTGGIVKFAPGLAIKKARSAKNGYEVNKGGTLLWIPQETHEINKDISLLMIEDGQWIEAGTEVVKDIFSQTAGIVTVTQKNDILREIIVRSGQLHHVSDAKVVARYSDGKMVNPGEEIAKGLKAEAMVFVEAVETSEGGALLLRPVEEYRIPDEAHLPDLGSVTQKNGPSLGLKATQRLAFKDGELIKSVEGVELLRTQLILETFDTTPQMTVDVEAVPDKRAKTIERLQLVILESLLVRRDTLSDASHGSTHTDLSVNDGDSVKAGDVVATTQILCKEDGVVQVPDVIDGEPVRRLIVERASDTRSIDLGSAKSEVKPGQRFVDGDLLAKGVPAPCCGQVQSVDGNTLTIRLGRPYMVSPDSVLHVRDGELVQRGDSLALLVFERQKTGDIVQGLPRIEELLEARRPRESAVLCRKAGTVEIKQGDDDDSVTVTVIEGDDSITEYPILLGRNVMVSDSQQVTAGELLTDGPINPHELLECFFEDLRSRKPTLEAAMEAISKLQFRLVQEVQNVYKSQGVTIDDKHIEVIVRQMTSKVRIEDAGDTTLLPGELIELRQVEQVNSAMAITGGAPSEFTPVLLGITKASLNTDSFISAASFQETTRVLTEAAIEGKSDWLRGLKENVIIGRLIPAGTGFSGFEEELRAEAGPHPDILDEDAMNYRRLQNLRPDYTVDMPAAPSAANAGAILDDPSDADLDATRTRHGIEASASTTAAFTRPTVEEGLEEELIADPEAVQGLQNEGLLADES
- the rlmN gene encoding 23S rRNA (adenine(2503)-C(2))-methyltransferase RlmN; protein product: MPQASPPLDEARPLLGMGLSALEQWAKQHGQAAFRGRQLHDWLYAKGARSLDQVSVLPKAFREELAAQPPAAAFDWMGRSRELHRSIASDGTTKLLLGTHDQLSIETVGIPAEGRLTVCVSSQVGCPMACRFCATGKGGLQRSLAVHEIVDQVLSVREVMDQRPSHVVFMGMGEPLLNVESVLAAIDCLCTDLGMAQRQITVSTVGVPRTLPRLAELALERLGRAQFTLAVSLHAPDQRLREELIPTAHAYPIEALLEDCRRYVEITGRRVSFEYILLGGLNDQPRHAAALAQLLRGFQSHVNLIPYNPIQEEEFQRPTPQAVEAFRRGLMDRHVAVSVRASRGLDADAACGQLRRRLEGSLEPA